The following proteins come from a genomic window of Desulfobacterales bacterium:
- the guaA gene encoding glutamine-hydrolyzing GMP synthase produces the protein MILIIDFGSQYNQLIARRVREHRVYCQIEPPDISLSKIKELAPNGIILSGGPSSIYDPGSPKMDKGLFDLGIPVLGICYGMQFMIDALGGNVIRANKREYGFAELQLKSQEGVFRGIPQAATCWMSHGDSIADLPEGFKILAATENTEIAAAGHPRKKLFAFQFHPEVEHTVHGKKMLHNFLFDVCGCKRLWTMKSFARDAIAEIQSAVGDKKVILGLSGGVDSSVTAVLIHQAIGKHLTCIFVDNGLLRKDEATKLKITLKQHLSLNIRFVNASRNFLTALSGVTNPERKRKIIGRVFMEVFEAEAKKIKGAEFLAQGTLYPDVIESRSAFGGPSAVIKSHHNVGGLPKKMKLKLVEPLKYLFKDEVRELGKALGMPDELVWRQPFPGPGLGIRIIGEITPKRLSVLREVDAILLEEIRSNGYYNKVWQSFAVLLPIKSVGVMGDMRTYEDIIAIRAVTSKDAMTADWARLPHELLGKISNRIINEVKGVNRVVYDISSKPPSTIEWE, from the coding sequence ATGATACTCATCATTGATTTCGGCTCTCAATATAATCAGCTCATTGCCCGTCGTGTCCGCGAGCACCGCGTCTATTGCCAGATTGAACCGCCCGATATTTCGCTGAGCAAAATTAAGGAACTGGCCCCGAACGGCATTATTCTGTCGGGGGGACCGTCAAGCATTTATGACCCGGGCAGTCCCAAGATGGATAAGGGCCTATTCGATTTGGGAATTCCCGTTCTGGGTATTTGCTACGGCATGCAATTCATGATCGATGCCCTGGGCGGCAATGTCATCCGCGCCAATAAGCGGGAATACGGTTTTGCCGAGCTGCAGTTAAAATCGCAAGAGGGTGTGTTTCGCGGTATTCCCCAGGCCGCCACCTGCTGGATGAGTCACGGCGATTCCATTGCCGATCTTCCCGAAGGCTTCAAAATCCTTGCCGCCACTGAGAACACTGAGATTGCGGCAGCCGGTCATCCGCGCAAGAAACTCTTCGCGTTTCAGTTTCATCCGGAAGTCGAGCACACGGTTCACGGCAAAAAAATGCTTCATAATTTTTTATTCGATGTTTGCGGCTGCAAACGCCTGTGGACCATGAAATCGTTTGCCAGGGACGCCATTGCTGAAATTCAATCAGCCGTCGGTGATAAAAAGGTAATTCTCGGACTCAGCGGCGGCGTGGATTCATCTGTGACGGCCGTGTTGATCCATCAGGCGATCGGCAAACATTTGACCTGTATCTTTGTGGATAACGGGTTACTACGAAAAGACGAGGCCACCAAATTAAAAATCACCTTAAAACAACATCTGAGCCTCAACATTCGCTTCGTCAATGCCAGCAGAAATTTTCTAACGGCCCTCTCCGGCGTCACCAATCCCGAACGGAAACGCAAAATCATCGGCCGGGTTTTCATGGAAGTCTTTGAAGCGGAAGCCAAGAAAATAAAGGGGGCGGAGTTTCTTGCTCAAGGCACGCTTTATCCGGATGTTATCGAGTCCCGGTCCGCTTTCGGCGGGCCGAGCGCCGTCATCAAATCCCATCATAATGTGGGTGGACTTCCCAAAAAAATGAAATTAAAACTGGTGGAGCCGCTTAAATACCTCTTTAAAGATGAAGTCCGCGAATTGGGAAAGGCGCTGGGAATGCCCGATGAACTGGTCTGGCGTCAACCCTTTCCAGGTCCCGGCTTGGGTATTCGAATTATCGGCGAAATCACCCCGAAACGCCTGTCTGTTTTAAGAGAAGTGGATGCCATCCTTCTTGAAGAAATCAGGTCCAATGGCTACTATAATAAAGTATGGCAGTCCTTTGCGGTACTCCTACCGATTAAAAGTGTCGGCGTCATGGGGGATATGAGAACTTATGAAGATATTATCGCTATCCGCGCGGTAACCAGCAAAGACGCCATGACCGCGGATTGGGCAAGGTTGCCGCATGAATTGCTGGGCAAAATCTCAAACCGGATTATTAATGAGGTTAAAGGCGTGAACCGCGTTGTTTATGACATCAGCTCGAAACCACCGAGCACCATCGAATGGGAATAA
- the efp gene encoding elongation factor P, which yields MYESGDLKKGLKIEIDGQPHVIVQFEFTKPGKGQALYKCKLKNMITGSQFERTYRSDEKFKEANLEEHDMEYLYFDGENYCFMNSSTYEQEFMKADQVGDAKYFLKDNTACKALFFDRRPIGLTLPNFVELTIVQSDPWAKGDTAAGSTKPATLETGYVIQVPPFVEQGEMIRIDTRTGEYVERVKK from the coding sequence ATGTATGAAAGCGGCGATTTAAAGAAGGGGTTGAAAATTGAGATCGACGGTCAGCCCCATGTCATTGTGCAATTTGAATTTACAAAGCCGGGCAAGGGGCAAGCACTGTATAAGTGTAAGCTCAAAAATATGATTACCGGCTCCCAGTTCGAGCGGACTTACCGCTCGGATGAAAAGTTCAAGGAAGCCAACCTGGAAGAGCATGACATGGAATATTTATACTTTGACGGCGAAAATTACTGTTTTATGAATTCCTCGACGTATGAGCAGGAGTTCATGAAGGCAGACCAGGTGGGAGACGCCAAGTACTTTCTGAAGGACAACACGGCCTGCAAGGCCCTGTTTTTTGACCGGCGCCCGATTGGGTTGACGCTTCCGAATTTCGTGGAATTAACCATTGTGCAATCCGACCCCTGGGCCAAAGGCGACACCGCCGCAGGCAGCACCAAACCGGCGACACTGGAGACGGGGTACGTTATCCAGGTGCCGCCGTTCGTCGAGCAAGGGGAAATGATTCGAATCGACACCCGCACCGGCGAATATGTGGAGCGGGTGAAAAAATAA
- a CDS encoding UDP binding domain-containing protein, which yields MKQFENQITGVIESEASVCPAGEAFPLPAPQEYEKELTRLKTLVKTQRDLGREIVVVMGVGFVGAVMAGVVADATDKQSGSPRYFVIGMQRPSPRSYWKIPYLNRGLSPVEAEDPEVAPLIKRCVQDKRTLTATFTYDALSLADVVVVDVQCDYEKKDLGDVKTGSADIAALESSLKVIGEKIDPACLVLIETTVPPGTTEYIAQPIMKKAFEARGLKDAAPLLAHSFERVMPGRNYVASIRDFWRVCSGINDMARDKVVAFLSNVLNTDQFPLTVLDRPMESETCKIVENSYRATLLAFLDEWSVFAEKNGVDMIKVVNAIKVRPTHSNMIFPGPGIGGYCLPKDGGLGVWAYHTLMGFEDDLFKITPSAININDTRSLRAAQITRDALRNMGKIVATSKIAVLGASYREDVGDTRYSGSEIIVRKLTEMGGEVVAHDPYVKHWWEIEKQDTYPAPGKSWKRFFRNQEILKDLRVQSDLAAVIRDVDAVLLAVRHKEYLNLTPEAVVGMIGGPAAVIDCFGILDDTKIERYFKLGCEVKGLGRGHIQRIKERVRRSR from the coding sequence ATGAAACAATTTGAAAATCAAATCACAGGCGTAATTGAATCTGAGGCATCGGTATGTCCTGCTGGAGAAGCCTTCCCGCTTCCCGCCCCGCAAGAATACGAGAAGGAGCTGACGCGCTTAAAGACCCTCGTTAAAACCCAGCGCGATCTGGGCCGAGAAATCGTGGTCGTGATGGGGGTCGGATTTGTGGGCGCCGTCATGGCCGGCGTCGTGGCGGACGCCACCGATAAACAATCGGGCTCGCCACGATATTTCGTTATCGGCATGCAACGGCCCTCTCCCCGCTCCTATTGGAAAATCCCTTATCTGAACCGAGGGCTTAGCCCCGTTGAAGCGGAAGATCCCGAGGTGGCGCCCCTGATAAAACGATGCGTTCAGGACAAAAGAACACTGACCGCTACCTTTACCTACGATGCGCTCAGTCTCGCGGATGTGGTGGTCGTGGATGTCCAGTGTGATTACGAAAAAAAAGATCTGGGGGATGTTAAAACCGGAAGCGCGGATATCGCGGCGCTGGAAAGCAGCCTCAAGGTGATCGGCGAGAAAATCGATCCGGCCTGTCTCGTATTGATTGAAACCACGGTGCCGCCGGGCACCACGGAATACATCGCACAACCCATCATGAAAAAGGCCTTTGAAGCCAGAGGGCTTAAAGATGCCGCACCGCTTCTGGCTCACTCCTTTGAACGCGTGATGCCGGGCCGCAACTATGTGGCATCCATTCGGGATTTTTGGCGGGTGTGCAGCGGCATCAATGACATGGCCCGGGACAAGGTGGTCGCATTTTTATCCAATGTATTAAACACCGACCAGTTTCCCCTCACCGTGCTCGATCGGCCGATGGAAAGCGAAACCTGTAAAATCGTAGAAAATTCATACCGTGCCACCCTTCTGGCATTTCTGGATGAATGGAGCGTGTTTGCCGAGAAAAACGGGGTGGATATGATCAAGGTCGTCAACGCCATCAAGGTGCGGCCCACGCATTCCAACATGATCTTTCCGGGCCCGGGCATCGGCGGGTATTGTTTGCCCAAGGACGGGGGGCTGGGAGTATGGGCGTATCACACCCTGATGGGATTTGAAGACGACCTGTTTAAAATCACGCCTTCCGCCATCAACATCAACGACACCCGGTCGCTGAGAGCGGCACAAATCACCCGGGATGCCCTGCGTAACATGGGGAAAATAGTCGCCACATCCAAAATTGCCGTGCTGGGCGCTTCCTACCGGGAAGACGTGGGAGATACCCGTTACAGCGGCTCTGAAATCATTGTCAGAAAATTGACCGAAATGGGTGGCGAAGTGGTCGCGCATGATCCCTATGTCAAACACTGGTGGGAAATCGAAAAACAAGATACCTACCCGGCGCCGGGCAAATCATGGAAACGGTTTTTCAGAAATCAGGAAATTCTAAAGGATCTTCGCGTTCAATCCGATCTTGCCGCAGTCATTCGAGACGTGGATGCCGTCCTGCTTGCCGTCCGCCACAAGGAGTACCTGAATTTGACACCCGAGGCGGTCGTTGGCATGATCGGCGGCCCGGCCGCCGTTATCGATTGTTTCGGTATTTTAGATGACACCAAAATAGAGCGTTATTTTAAGCTGGGTTGCGAAGTCAAGGGCCTTGGCCGCGGGCATATTCAGCGAATAAAGGAAAGGGTGAGACGGAGCAGGTAA
- a CDS encoding DEAD/DEAH box helicase, producing the protein MDVIPSEPAVATTSSRKRSGRRRRRKNKDTGAPNSIKSGSVLDAAPWSVDDFQVPLADGKLRFHDLDLPPEILQAVYDLGFKYCTPIQAEILPSTLSGKDASGRAQTGTGKTAAFLISIFTTFLRTPLPDKEKRRPGTPRALILAPTRELVMQIVKEAQTLSKYCDFHTLGVFGGIDYEKQHRDLKGEKLDVMVATPGRLLDFQHRKAVDLSHVEIMVIDEADRMLDMGFIPDVRKIVHMTPPKSSRQTLLFSATLTDEVSRLTMQWTKDPVKVEIDPEKVAVETINQIVYLVTTDEKKALLYNIIARQNLERVIVFCNRRDETRRLTEFLRDYGVNCAMISGEITQQKRIHALEDIRAGRIRVLVATDVAGRGLHIEGVSHVINYTLPNDPEDYVHRIGRTGRAGALGTSISFACEEDSFYLPDIETLLGYKLPCIHPDEAWLTLSIAPLKKTKKQPPKPRRRRPPQHRNKPPSEKRPDKKESSL; encoded by the coding sequence TTGGACGTCATCCCCTCCGAACCCGCTGTGGCAACCACTTCCAGCCGAAAAAGGAGCGGAAGACGGCGCCGGCGAAAGAATAAAGATACTGGCGCTCCAAACAGCATTAAGTCCGGAAGCGTCCTCGATGCCGCTCCCTGGTCTGTCGATGACTTTCAGGTGCCCCTTGCCGACGGAAAATTACGATTTCACGATCTTGATCTGCCCCCGGAAATCTTGCAAGCGGTGTATGATTTGGGATTTAAATATTGCACACCGATTCAGGCCGAGATTCTGCCCAGTACGTTGTCCGGCAAGGATGCTTCAGGCCGCGCTCAGACCGGTACCGGCAAAACCGCGGCCTTTCTCATTTCAATTTTTACAACCTTTCTGCGAACTCCCTTGCCCGATAAAGAGAAAAGAAGGCCGGGCACCCCAAGAGCGCTCATTCTCGCCCCGACTCGGGAGTTGGTGATGCAAATTGTCAAAGAAGCGCAAACCCTATCAAAATATTGCGATTTTCACACGCTCGGGGTGTTTGGGGGAATCGATTACGAAAAGCAGCACCGTGACCTAAAGGGGGAAAAGCTGGATGTCATGGTAGCCACTCCGGGTCGCTTACTCGATTTTCAGCACCGAAAAGCAGTTGATTTAAGCCATGTCGAAATCATGGTGATTGATGAGGCGGATCGAATGCTGGATATGGGGTTTATTCCGGATGTACGAAAAATCGTCCACATGACCCCGCCCAAGAGCAGCCGCCAAACCCTTCTGTTTAGCGCCACCTTGACGGACGAAGTCAGCCGCCTGACAATGCAGTGGACAAAAGACCCGGTGAAAGTGGAAATAGATCCGGAAAAAGTCGCGGTGGAGACCATCAACCAGATCGTTTACCTCGTCACCACCGACGAAAAAAAAGCGCTGCTCTATAATATTATCGCGCGACAGAATCTCGAACGGGTCATCGTTTTTTGCAACCGCCGGGACGAGACCCGCCGCCTGACGGAGTTCCTGCGGGATTATGGGGTGAATTGCGCCATGATTTCAGGTGAAATTACGCAACAAAAACGAATTCATGCCCTTGAGGACATTCGCGCCGGCCGCATCCGGGTGCTGGTGGCGACGGATGTTGCCGGCCGCGGCCTTCATATCGAAGGGGTCAGTCATGTAATTAATTACACCCTGCCGAATGATCCCGAGGATTACGTTCACCGAATCGGGCGGACCGGACGGGCCGGGGCTCTGGGCACCTCCATCAGCTTCGCCTGCGAGGAAGATTCCTTTTATCTTCCGGACATTGAAACCTTGCTCGGCTACAAGCTACCTTGCATTCATCCGGACGAGGCGTGGTTGACGTTATCTATCGCCCCGCTCAAAAAAACAAAAAAACAGCCCCCAAAACCCCGGCGCCGACGCCCTCCCCAGCACCGAAACAAACCGCCGAGCGAAAAACGGCCGGATAAAAAAGAATCGAGTTTATAG
- a CDS encoding inositol monophosphatase family protein → MSKVISPVDELIRFAKTVVQQAGEQALSFYGKGAPTLKFDSDLLTKAEIQLTRFFENQLQSTFPEHQLFQSTHADHGYTHGEKRYLWIFDPINGSANFQSGIPIWGVSVALLENFWPILGVFYMPVTGDLFHACAGAKAFHGNRPIQVRGHDTLNDESLLFVFSRFHQQFRCSFPGKIRDLGCTGAHFCYVAMGRGEAVVAANESFRDLAGLRVILEAAGGKIFNLDGSGFFLNDYLDGHSIDGGILACSPDTATQIKEYLISG, encoded by the coding sequence AAGCCGGTGAGCAGGCCCTGTCATTCTACGGAAAAGGGGCGCCGACCCTAAAATTCGACTCCGACTTATTAACAAAGGCGGAAATTCAACTGACCCGGTTTTTCGAAAACCAGCTTCAAAGCACTTTCCCCGAACATCAGCTCTTTCAGAGCACGCATGCGGATCACGGCTATACACACGGGGAAAAACGCTATCTCTGGATTTTTGACCCCATCAACGGCAGCGCCAATTTTCAATCCGGTATTCCGATATGGGGTGTGTCAGTCGCTCTTTTGGAAAATTTCTGGCCGATTCTCGGCGTCTTTTACATGCCCGTTACAGGAGATTTGTTCCACGCCTGCGCGGGGGCGAAAGCCTTTCACGGCAACCGGCCTATTCAGGTAAGGGGTCACGACACATTAAACGACGAAAGCCTGCTGTTTGTTTTTTCCCGATTTCATCAGCAATTTCGCTGTTCATTTCCAGGCAAAATCAGGGACCTGGGGTGTACCGGCGCCCATTTTTGCTATGTCGCGATGGGCCGCGGTGAGGCCGTTGTGGCCGCCAACGAATCTTTCAGGGACCTAGCCGGATTGCGCGTCATCCTTGAAGCGGCAGGAGGAAAAATCTTTAATTTGGACGGCAGTGGCTTCTTTCTCAATGATTATCTCGATGGGCACAGTATTGACGGCGGGATTCTAGCGTGCTCACCAGATACCGCTACTCAGATCAAAGAATATTTGATATCAGGCTGA